From the genome of Pseudomonadota bacterium:
CGTGAAAGCCTGTCCCAAAAAGGTGATTGAACTGATGTCTCTGGCGGCGAGAGTGTTTGTGCCTTGCAGCACCAAAGATCTTGGCAAGAATGTTATGAAGGTCTGTGGGGTCGGCTGCATTTCCTGTCAGAAATGTGTCAAGGTCTGTCCGGCCGAGGCAGTCAGCTCAGACGGCGGCATCATCAGGATCGATAACCAGAAATGCCTCGAGTACGGCGCAAGTTGTGAAGAAATATGTGTGGCGAAATGCCCCCGCAAGATATTCAGAAAATATGATGGCCGCCAGGTGATCTCCAGAAAAGCCGTTGGCCTTAAGATGGCATCATAGCCATCCAGATCGGAATGGTGGATCTTTTCAAGTTCACCCAAATTGGTTATTTTATTTCCACAAGAGGAAGATGATGAAGATTTCGACAAAGAACCAAGCAACCTGTGACGAGAAGAGAAGATCCTTCCTGAAACTTTCCGGCCTCCTCGGACTCGGGGCTGCTACCGCTAGCCTGTTGTCGGTTGCGCAGGCCGAGGCGGTTCTCTTCGGCAAGAAGGAATATAAAGTCTCCAGGACCGGACTGGCGATGGGGACCTATGTGTCAATGACCGCTATTCATTCCTCCCGGGATGAAGCCGAGAACGCCATCGGCCTGGCCTTTGAAGAGATGGATCGTTTGAGCCGGATTCTTAGTCGCTATGAAAGCAGTTCGCCGGTCAGCGACCTCAACAGTGTCGGCTACCTGAACTCGGCCCCCCAGGAGGTTCTTGAACTGGTGGCCAGGTCGATCTATTACAATCGCCAGACCAATGGCGCTTTTGATGTTACCGTGAAACCACTGGTCGATCTCTATAAGGATAGTTTCAAATCAGGGCACAGTCCGGCCGAGGCGGAAGTGCAGGCCGTTTTGCAGGGAGTTGGTGCTGAGCATCTGCGTTTTGAGGGAGGCAATATCCGCTTTGAGCGTGAAAACATGGGCATCACCCTCGATGGCATCGCCAAGGGCTATATAGTTGACCGGGCTTCGGAAATCCTGGCGGGAAAGGGGGTAGCCAATCACCTGATCAACGCTGGCGGGGATATTAGAACCAGCGGGGCTGCCGCCAATGGCAAGCCATGGACTGTGGCCATCCAGGACCCGGCCAAGCAGAAAGAATACCCGGATTTGATCCGGATGACCAGCGGGGCCATTGCCACTTCCGGAAACTACGAGATCTTCTACGATCGCGAGAAGATGTTCCACCATATCGTTAACAGCCGCACCGGTCTTTCACCTGAATTGTCTGCCAGTGTAACGGTCAAGGCCGGAACGGTAATGGATGCCGATGCTTTATCGACCAGCGTTTTCGTCATGCAGCCCAGCGCCGGGGTAAGTTTCATCAACGGTCAGCCCGGCTGTGAGTGTCTGGTGGTAGGAAAAGACGGCCTGATCAGCAGATCAGTGGGTTGGAAATCCTGATTTCGGCGAAGGATACATCAAGTCTTAAAAGAGGCGGCCAACCCTTTTTTGTTTAGAGAACGACAAGGCATATTTGAGTTTTATCGCAGAACTCCAGAAAAATTTAACCCGCTGCCGAGATGATCGACAGCGGGTTTTTCTTTCCCGAAAATTCTATTGAACTTTTTCAATCGCCGTTATGACGTAAACCATCCCGCCGGTAAAACGCGACGGCACTTGTTCGTACGTGACATTGACCTTTTCGCCGGGAGAGGGCACCCAGCCATCAGGGACGGATTGCATACCCCTTTTTTTATCCATGGCAATGATTTGCCCGGTCTCCGGGAATTCGAATTCAATTCTTTTTCTTCCAACCTCTGTTATGGTGCCGGTTGCCGGATTGCTCAACTCCTTGCGATTCGGGTCTTTTTTGACGAGCTTCAAATCGGATACGGCAAGAATCGTTCTGCCATCACGCATCGCCTTTTTATAGAAATTGACCGTAACCGTATCTCCTGTCTGTGGCCGGTAATCAGCAGGATCGTATACAGTCTCGCGCCCGGGATTATACTTGATTCCGTCGGTTTCACCGGTTGCCACGAGAATAAATCCTGTTAAACCGGTTTCTTTCACCACCCCTGTTTTGGTGCTTTCCGATTCATCAGCCAGAACTGATAACGGGGAGAAGATAAAAGCCAATACAACAATCATGTTCAGTAGCTTTCTGAATCCATACAATTTTTCCATTATTTGTTCCTCCGGAATATAAGTATTTTTTGTGTTGTTACGAGTAATTCAAGGCCTCAATAAAAAATTATATGATTAATTCTAGAAAATACAACAGGAAGTTTGAAAGCGATTATTTATCAAGGATTTCTCTCACAACCCCTGCCAGTTCTTTTCTTGCTACAGGTTTCATGAGTAACCTGCTGATACCAAGAGTACTGGCTTTTTCATGGTCGATCAGGTCGCTATATCCTGTGCAGAGGAGAATAGGAATGTCGGGACGAAGAGCAAGTATTTTTCCAGACAATTCCGCGCCGTTGATTGCCGGCATAGTCATGTCGGTAATAATTAAATCAAATTCATGAGGTGAGGATGAGAATATTTGCAGGGCTTTTTCACTGCTTGTTGTGCTGGTAACCTGATAGCCAAGGCCGTTAAGGATTCGTTCTTCAAGAGTGGCAATTGTCTCCTCATCATCAACAACAAGAATCCGCTCGTTTCCGTGAGGTAGGATGTCTGTCGTCTGATCCTCCTGGTCATAGGAAGGTAAGTCAATCCATGGCAGAAAGACATTGAAGGAAGTACCTTTTTGTGGAGCACTGTTTACTTTGATATGGCCACCATAGCTGGTGATAATGCCATGAACCACAGCTAAACCAAGGCCGGTTCCTTCCCCTGTTTGCTTTGTTGTATAATAAGGATCGAAAATCCGCTCCTGTATCTGTTTGTTCATTCCATGTCCGGTGTCACTCACTGTTAACCAGACATATGATCCAGGAGGTATCTTGAACCGACTCATCTCATCAATATCTGTTTTGTCTAAGCCTATGGACAGAACACCGCCGGTTTCTCTCATTGCATGATAGGCATTTGTACAAAGATTCATGATGACTTGATGAATTTGTGTCGGATCGGCAAGGATTATCCCAGCTTGAGAATTTATGTCCTCTTTAATCTCAATTGTAGTGGGGATTGAAGCTCGCAGCATTTTCAGGGATTCTTGTATTATCCCGGATAATTGTAACGGTTTTAATTCCTGATTTTCTTTGCGGCTGAATGCAAGAATCTGTTTAACCAGTTCTTTGGCGCGATGACTGGCCTTAATCACCTCTTCCTGGAATGCCCAGAGCTCGCTGTCTTTTGACAGGTTTGATTGAACCAGTTCTGCGTATCCAAAAATGGCAGCCAGGATATTGTTGAAATCATGGGCTATGCCCCCGGCCAAGGTTCCGATTGCCTCCAGTTTTTGGGATTGCTGCAATTGTGCTTCCAGGGCTTTCCTCTGGGTAATATCTCTCACTGTTTCAACAGCCGCAAAGATCTTGCCCTGCGAATCCCTTACCGGGCTTGCTGAGACCTCCATGAATATGTCTTTCCCTTCATGAGTAGTTGCAGAAGTCTCTCTTCGGTGAACCTGCCCGTCGTCAAAGCATTTGGCAACAAGGCATCCGTCACAGACCTCATTTTTACCCTGATAGGCGGTATAGCAATAATCTCCTACGTGCTCTCCCTGCCGCTCTTTCTGGATTGCGTTCTGGTAGAGAATTTTGAAGTTCCTGTCCTGGACGGTGAGGCCGTCACCCAAAGCCGCAATAACCGCCTCCAGCTTATTCTTTTCCTGGATCAGACTTTCTTCTGCGGTTTTCCTTTCCTGAATGTCTCTATGGGTGCCGACAAGTATTAATGGCTTTCCGTCTTCATCCCAATCAATGATTTTCCCCTTGTCCAGAACCCATTTCCAGTGGCCTTCTTTTGTGAGCAGACGATATTCCGAGCTGTATGATTCTGCTTTGTCACTTAAGTAGGCTTCCAATTCTTTAAGAATACGATCTTTATCTTCCGGATGAACTATTTCATTCCAGAATTCCATGCTTGAATCGATTTCATCAAGCTGGTACCCGAGCATTTCCGCACATCGTTTATCAACATTTCCTTTGCCGGTCTGAATGTTGACTTCCCATAGGCCCATTTCACTGGCTTCCAAAGCATAAAGGAGCTTTTCTGGTTGTAATAAACTTTTTGGGGTTTCATTTGGCATAGTGGTGTGGTTTTCCGCGAAGAAGTCAGTTGCAATTATTAGTGTGAATGGATGTTCTCCATTCACTACTACTTTTATGATACTGGAATGTCATCAACAAAAAATTCCCCAAGGTGAGAGATCCCAGGGTACAGAATTGATTATCTCTTTTTTAAATTGGCATCTTTTTCATGTTTTCAGGGTAATAAGATTTGTAAAGGTTCTTTTGTCTTTATGTATGGCCTGAACCATGAGATCGCGGCAGAACTGCAGCCCTTCAAACTGGTTTTTGGAAAGCGGTTTCCGGTCGCCCTTTATGTCTAGATAGATCAGTCCCACCGGACGCTTCTCGGTCATCAGCGGCATGAAATAACATTTGCGACCCTTGACCAGTGACGCGAGGTTCCTGGGGAATTGGTCAGCGGTTTGTTCGGATGCGAAAATTCGGTCTTTGCCGTCTTTTAAGGATTGGATTACAACATGGCGGGATTCGGCCGGATTCTCATCAAAAACAACCAGTTTTCCAGCCGGATATTCTCCAAGGCCCAGGCCGCCGGTGAGTATTTTGCCTTTTTCCTGCCCGGCAACAAGCTGCATGATGATGACCCGGTCGGCCTGGAGGCCTCGGTGCATGCCGGTGAGAAGCATTATCAGCGATTGTTTCAGGTCGAATTTTTTAAAACAGCCTTTACGGAAAAGATACAGGTAATCGTTCAGCGAATCGGGCTGTAGATCATAGGGGGTGTCGATAAATGTTGTGTCCGGTAATTGGTGGTCTGCTTTGTCGCGGGGTCTGCCATTTTTAGCCGGCAGCATATCTCTTGATATCTTTATTGAACCTGATGAAGCGGTCTTGAGCAGCAGGTTCACGGCGCTTTGGATCTGGATATTGCGCAGCGCCAGGCGATAGGTGTCGGATGCATTTTTGGTGGACTCCAGGCTTTTGTTGAGACAGTGCAGGGCTTCTTCCTTGTCAAGTTTGAGCAGATCTCGGTAATCGCCGAGAATTTTGTTTGCGTTCTGATTTCTGCGGACCGCCAGGACAAATTCATTACAAAAGGCCGCCAGGTTGTTGTGGTAATATGCTTCACTGCCGGCCTGTTCAATTTTCAGCTTTTTATCATTAATTGCCTGAACAACGTGTTCCGGGAAATGCCAGGAGCGGGCGATTTCCATTCCCAGTCGTGACAAGGTCATCCCTCTTAAGGCAACCCAGGCGGCATCGGTTTCGGATGCGCCCCTGGCAATCATTTGAGAAATCTCATGATAGCTTTCCGGGAAGTACAGAAGAACCGTCACCTTACCCAGGTCGCGGAGCATCGTACTTATAAAGGCTTCTTCCGGGTTGATCGGTATTTTGGCCTCCGTGCAGATTTGTTTGGCGAGGGTGGCGCTGACCAGCGATAAAGTAATGGTTTCAAGGGCCAGGTCCTGTTCCATGCCGGCTTTGACATATTCTTCAAGGACCATGGTGTTTGTGGCAAGGGTCTTCAGGTCCTCGTGCCCGAGAGAGTTGACGGCAATGGATACGGAAGCCAGGGGTGCCGGACGTTTGTAATAGGGCGAGTTGGCGGTTCGCAGAATTCTGCATGCCAGGGCGAAATCCTTCATAAATACCGAAACCAAGGAAGCAGTGGTTGCGTGCTGATTTTGAGTCAGCGAACGGATTTCATTTGCATGCTCGGATAAGGCCGGCAAGTCATTGGTATGGACTTTAGCCAGTATTTCAGCAATTAAGCTGTGTTGCATCAGCCCCTCATCCCCATTTGCCCTGCCTTGTTGGTTTGCTTAAGGCAATGTTGAGTCTGTCGTAGAAATCATCCGCGGGAATTTCCCGTGCCCCCATTCTTTTGAGGTGATCTGTTGCTATCTGGCAGTCGATCATTTCAAATCCCCAACCGGCCAGTTTTTCCACCAGAAAGGCCATGCCGATTTTTGATGCGTCGCTTGCCTTGCTGAACATGGATTCGCCATAATATATGGCGCCGATTGCCAATCCGTACAGGCCGCCGACAAGTTCATCGCCGTCCCAGCACTCAACGGAATGGGCAAAGCCAAGGTCGTGCAGGGTGCAATATGCCTCAATCATCTCTTCAACAATCCAGGTGCCGGCCTCTTCCTGGCCGGGGCGGGGAAACTTTGCACAGGATTCAATAACCTGCCGGAAGGCGGAATCCATGGTGATCCGGAATGGCTTTTTGCGGATAGTCCTGGCAAGCCTTTTTGAAATCCGCAGTTCATCCGGAAAGAGCACCAGGCGAGGATCGGGGGCCCACCAGAGAATGGGTTCTCCTTGGGAATACCAAGGGAAAATCCCCATCTGGTAGGCGACGAGGATCCGTTCTGGTGAAAGGTCGCCTCCCACAGCAATCAGGCCGTCTTCGCGGGCAAGATGCGGTGGCGGAAAAAACGGTGAATCAGTGAGCTGGAAAACAGGCATTATGTATAGTTATGAGTGCTGAGAGCTGAGTTATGAGTAAAGAGTAAAAAACAGTTTATAACGATGGACTATCTGTTGACAACTATAATCAATTTTGTACTATCCGTCACTCAGCACTCAGCACTCAGCACTCAGCACTCAGCACTCAGCACTCAGCACTCAGCACTCAGCACTATCACGTCTCACAACTCACAGGCCCGGCCCTTGAGATTAAAAAAGAATGACAGGGCTTTGCGCACCTTTTTCGAAAAGAGTTTTTTTGAAAAGTATGCACCGGCTACCCGTTTGTTGATCTCACCCAGGGTTGGATACGGATGGATTGCCGAGGCAATGGTTGAAAGTCTGACCCCGCCGTTGAGGATCGCCACCCATTCGCTTAACAATTCTCCGGCATGGGGACCGAGAATCTGAACCCCAATGGGTTTGTTGCTGTCATTGAGCAATAATTTTATTTTGCCGACTCTTTCTCCCTGGGCAAGACTTCTGTCGTTGTCTTTAAATTCTTCCATCCACACGGAATATTTG
Proteins encoded in this window:
- a CDS encoding FAD:protein FMN transferase, translated to MKISTKNQATCDEKRRSFLKLSGLLGLGAATASLLSVAQAEAVLFGKKEYKVSRTGLAMGTYVSMTAIHSSRDEAENAIGLAFEEMDRLSRILSRYESSSPVSDLNSVGYLNSAPQEVLELVARSIYYNRQTNGAFDVTVKPLVDLYKDSFKSGHSPAEAEVQAVLQGVGAEHLRFEGGNIRFERENMGITLDGIAKGYIVDRASEILAGKGVANHLINAGGDIRTSGAAANGKPWTVAIQDPAKQKEYPDLIRMTSGAIATSGNYEIFYDREKMFHHIVNSRTGLSPELSASVTVKAGTVMDADALSTSVFVMQPSAGVSFINGQPGCECLVVGKDGLISRSVGWKS
- a CDS encoding PAS domain-containing protein, coding for MGLWEVNIQTGKGNVDKRCAEMLGYQLDEIDSSMEFWNEIVHPEDKDRILKELEAYLSDKAESYSSEYRLLTKEGHWKWVLDKGKIIDWDEDGKPLILVGTHRDIQERKTAEESLIQEKNKLEAVIAALGDGLTVQDRNFKILYQNAIQKERQGEHVGDYCYTAYQGKNEVCDGCLVAKCFDDGQVHRRETSATTHEGKDIFMEVSASPVRDSQGKIFAAVETVRDITQRKALEAQLQQSQKLEAIGTLAGGIAHDFNNILAAIFGYAELVQSNLSKDSELWAFQEEVIKASHRAKELVKQILAFSRKENQELKPLQLSGIIQESLKMLRASIPTTIEIKEDINSQAGIILADPTQIHQVIMNLCTNAYHAMRETGGVLSIGLDKTDIDEMSRFKIPPGSYVWLTVSDTGHGMNKQIQERIFDPYYTTKQTGEGTGLGLAVVHGIITSYGGHIKVNSAPQKGTSFNVFLPWIDLPSYDQEDQTTDILPHGNERILVVDDEETIATLEERILNGLGYQVTSTTSSEKALQIFSSSPHEFDLIITDMTMPAINGAELSGKILALRPDIPILLCTGYSDLIDHEKASTLGISRLLMKPVARKELAGVVREILDK
- a CDS encoding HDOD domain-containing protein, which produces MQHSLIAEILAKVHTNDLPALSEHANEIRSLTQNQHATTASLVSVFMKDFALACRILRTANSPYYKRPAPLASVSIAVNSLGHEDLKTLATNTMVLEEYVKAGMEQDLALETITLSLVSATLAKQICTEAKIPINPEEAFISTMLRDLGKVTVLLYFPESYHEISQMIARGASETDAAWVALRGMTLSRLGMEIARSWHFPEHVVQAINDKKLKIEQAGSEAYYHNNLAAFCNEFVLAVRRNQNANKILGDYRDLLKLDKEEALHCLNKSLESTKNASDTYRLALRNIQIQSAVNLLLKTASSGSIKISRDMLPAKNGRPRDKADHQLPDTTFIDTPYDLQPDSLNDYLYLFRKGCFKKFDLKQSLIMLLTGMHRGLQADRVIIMQLVAGQEKGKILTGGLGLGEYPAGKLVVFDENPAESRHVVIQSLKDGKDRIFASEQTADQFPRNLASLVKGRKCYFMPLMTEKRPVGLIYLDIKGDRKPLSKNQFEGLQFCRDLMVQAIHKDKRTFTNLITLKT
- the aat gene encoding leucyl/phenylalanyl-tRNA--protein transferase, producing MPVFQLTDSPFFPPPHLAREDGLIAVGGDLSPERILVAYQMGIFPWYSQGEPILWWAPDPRLVLFPDELRISKRLARTIRKKPFRITMDSAFRQVIESCAKFPRPGQEEAGTWIVEEMIEAYCTLHDLGFAHSVECWDGDELVGGLYGLAIGAIYYGESMFSKASDASKIGMAFLVEKLAGWGFEMIDCQIATDHLKRMGAREIPADDFYDRLNIALSKPTRQGKWG